The Sebaldella sp. S0638 genome has a segment encoding these proteins:
- a CDS encoding PTS glucitol/sorbitol transporter subunit IIA, translating to MNYNVKVNKIGMSALELYEECGCLIIFDDIAPEELAEIAILHEEGEIKRDIKVGDEIILGKHEYKVTAVGTEAMLTLKELGHCTFKFTGKEEAEVPGQIELTGEHHPIIEIGDFISFK from the coding sequence ATGAATTATAACGTTAAAGTTAACAAAATCGGGATGAGTGCATTAGAACTATATGAAGAATGCGGCTGTCTAATAATATTTGATGATATAGCACCTGAGGAACTGGCTGAAATAGCTATTTTGCACGAAGAAGGTGAGATAAAAAGAGATATAAAAGTCGGAGATGAAATAATTTTAGGCAAACACGAGTATAAGGTAACAGCTGTGGGTACAGAAGCTATGCTTACTCTGAAAGAACTGGGACACTGCACATTTAAGTTTACCGGTAAGGAGGAAGCTGAGGTTCCGGGACAGATAGAACTCACAGGTGAACATCATCCGATAATTGAAATAGGTGATTTTATTAGTTTCAAGTAG
- a CDS encoding PTS glucitol/sorbitol transporter subunit IIB — MYKSVKIVKGPNGWGGPLIITPTEKKNKIVSITGKTIHPLAHKLAELTGCEIVNGFVTGVPEDEIMVVIVDCGGTARCGVYPKKRIFTINVMPVGQAGPLAQYITSDIYVSDVKENNVTLAEEGETVAAAAEADSMEGMTNKQKGEALKKEAREKLADTKYEKEGFLTRLGKATGGVIAIFYQSGREVIETVIKNILPFMAFTSMLIGIILGTGIGDFIANKLAPLAGNMIGLLVISIICAIPVFSPLLGPGAVIAQVVGVLVGTQIGLGSIPASLALPALFAIDPQVGCDFIPVGLSLGDAEAETIEIGVPAILFSRLITGPVSVALAYVASIGLF, encoded by the coding sequence ATGTATAAATCGGTGAAAATAGTAAAAGGTCCAAATGGATGGGGTGGTCCGTTAATTATCACTCCAACGGAAAAGAAAAATAAAATAGTAAGTATTACTGGAAAAACAATCCATCCTTTAGCTCACAAACTGGCTGAATTAACTGGCTGCGAAATAGTTAACGGATTTGTTACCGGAGTACCTGAAGATGAAATAATGGTAGTAATAGTAGACTGCGGGGGAACAGCAAGATGTGGTGTGTACCCTAAAAAGAGAATTTTTACTATTAATGTAATGCCTGTGGGACAGGCAGGGCCGTTGGCTCAGTACATAACTTCAGATATTTATGTATCAGATGTAAAAGAAAATAATGTGACTCTGGCAGAAGAAGGAGAAACTGTTGCAGCAGCAGCTGAAGCAGATTCTATGGAAGGTATGACAAACAAGCAAAAAGGTGAGGCACTAAAAAAAGAAGCCAGAGAAAAGCTTGCAGATACTAAGTATGAAAAAGAAGGTTTTCTGACTAGACTTGGAAAAGCTACAGGCGGAGTAATAGCAATTTTCTATCAGTCAGGTAGAGAAGTAATTGAAACTGTAATAAAAAATATATTACCGTTTATGGCTTTTACGAGTATGTTAATAGGTATAATATTAGGTACGGGAATAGGAGACTTTATAGCAAATAAACTGGCTCCTCTCGCAGGTAATATGATCGGACTTTTAGTAATTTCGATAATATGTGCAATACCTGTGTTTTCACCACTGTTAGGTCCTGGGGCAGTTATAGCCCAAGTAGTAGGAGTGCTTGTAGGTACTCAGATAGGACTTGGATCTATACCGGCATCATTGGCATTACCAGCATTATTCGCAATTGATCCGCAGGTAGGATGTGACTTTATACCGGTTGGATTGAGTTTGGGTGATGCTGAAGCTGAGACAATAGAAATAGGAGTGCCGGCAATACTGTTCTCGAGATTGATTACCGGTCCGGTATCTGTGGCATTGGCTTACGTGGCAAGTATAGGATTATTTTAG
- a CDS encoding PTS glucitol/sorbitol transporter subunit IIC yields the protein MFGIIDFISKIATHFIGLFQQGGEVFAGWVSGIIPLLVVLMTGITAVIKLIGEERVNKAARWASKNIITRYTLLPILAVLFLTNPMCYTFGKFVEEKYKPAFYDSAVSFVHPVTGLFPHANAGELFVFMGIANGITQLGLPTAGLATRYFLVGIVVIFMRGVLTERITLILMGRKSKKVAKAG from the coding sequence ATGTTTGGTATTATTGATTTTATATCAAAAATCGCAACGCACTTTATAGGTCTGTTTCAACAAGGCGGAGAGGTATTTGCCGGCTGGGTTTCAGGAATAATTCCATTATTAGTGGTATTAATGACAGGGATAACAGCTGTTATAAAATTAATCGGGGAAGAAAGGGTAAATAAAGCAGCTAGATGGGCTTCTAAGAATATAATTACAAGATACACATTACTACCAATATTAGCAGTATTATTTTTAACGAATCCAATGTGTTACACTTTTGGAAAATTCGTTGAAGAAAAGTATAAACCGGCATTTTATGATTCGGCAGTATCATTTGTCCATCCGGTAACTGGTTTATTCCCACATGCTAACGCAGGAGAGCTGTTTGTATTTATGGGAATTGCTAACGGAATCACACAGCTGGGTCTTCCGACAGCAGGACTTGCAACAAGATATTTTCTTGTGGGAATAGTTGTCATATTCATGAGAGGTGTTCTGACAGAGAGAATTACACTTATATTAATGGGTAGAAAATCTAAAAAAGTAGCTAAAGCTGGGTGA
- a CDS encoding NAD(P)H-dependent oxidoreductase encodes MLGLNYKLEKLEKAGTPILTGIIGAGQMGQGMVSQMYLMEGMNPAIVVDINTELAKKALLHAGVAEDKIKYTKCPCEADEWISQGNFVVTDDSKVVTDSKKIEVLIEATGVTEVGAKIALDTIMGKKHLVMLNAETDVVIGPLLKKLADNAGVVYTGAAGDEPAATKELYDFAKAAGFDVRVIGKGKNNKIDKDCNPDTVAEEAERRGVSAHMLASFKEGSKTMVELAVMSNATGYIPDVRGAHGIKGEVNDVPKVFSLKEEGGILSKYGVVDFVDGIAPGVFVVVSSKLEEVRKEMKYLDMGDGPNYILYRPYHLCSLETPLSAAKAVIDHEATIAPMGGLVSEVITIAKKDLKAGENLDGIGGYTVYGSVEVYETAKEMNALPVGLITKKTKLVKDVKKGEVITYDMVELDESSFILQLRRVQDKLFG; translated from the coding sequence ATGTTAGGATTGAACTATAAGCTGGAAAAGCTTGAGAAAGCCGGAACACCTATACTGACAGGAATAATAGGTGCAGGACAAATGGGGCAGGGAATGGTAAGCCAAATGTATCTTATGGAAGGGATGAATCCTGCAATAGTAGTGGATATAAACACAGAACTGGCTAAAAAAGCTTTGCTGCACGCAGGAGTTGCTGAAGACAAAATAAAGTATACAAAGTGTCCGTGTGAAGCTGATGAATGGATCTCGCAAGGGAACTTCGTTGTAACAGATGATTCAAAAGTAGTAACAGATTCTAAAAAAATAGAAGTTCTGATCGAAGCAACAGGAGTAACAGAAGTAGGAGCTAAAATAGCCCTTGATACTATCATGGGGAAAAAACACTTAGTAATGTTAAATGCTGAAACTGATGTTGTTATCGGGCCTTTGCTAAAAAAACTGGCTGATAATGCAGGAGTAGTATATACAGGAGCAGCAGGAGACGAACCGGCAGCAACAAAAGAATTATATGATTTTGCAAAAGCAGCAGGATTTGATGTAAGAGTAATAGGAAAAGGAAAAAATAATAAAATTGACAAAGACTGTAATCCTGATACAGTAGCCGAAGAAGCTGAAAGAAGAGGAGTCAGCGCACACATGCTTGCTTCATTTAAAGAAGGAAGTAAGACAATGGTCGAGTTAGCTGTAATGTCAAATGCCACAGGATATATACCTGATGTAAGAGGGGCACACGGAATAAAAGGTGAAGTAAATGATGTACCGAAAGTATTCAGTCTGAAAGAAGAAGGAGGAATACTGAGCAAATACGGTGTAGTAGATTTCGTTGACGGAATAGCACCTGGAGTATTCGTAGTAGTATCAAGCAAGCTGGAAGAAGTAAGAAAAGAAATGAAATATCTGGATATGGGAGACGGGCCGAACTACATTTTATACAGACCATATCACCTGTGCAGTCTTGAAACACCATTATCAGCTGCAAAAGCTGTAATAGACCATGAAGCTACAATAGCTCCAATGGGAGGACTTGTTTCAGAAGTAATTACTATAGCTAAAAAAGATCTTAAAGCAGGAGAAAACTTAGACGGAATCGGAGGATATACAGTATATGGTTCAGTGGAAGTATATGAAACGGCTAAAGAAATGAATGCACTTCCTGTGGGATTAATAACTAAGAAAACAAAATTAGTAAAAGATGTTAAAAAAGGTGAAGTAATAACTTATGATATGGTAGAGCTTGACGAAAGTTCATTTATACTGCAGTTAAGAAGAGTACAGGACAAATTATTTGGTTAA